The following are encoded together in the Flavihumibacter fluvii genome:
- a CDS encoding RagB/SusD family nutrient uptake outer membrane protein yields MKKINNKYKLRFTIPLLLLVTVGFWACKKSFLETTPYGRYGDAQLYNAKGIDALLVGAYGMLDGESQFKYGENWATPSTNWVYGDIASDDAYKGTDANDQPNMTAVEIYNWLPSNNYFYARWISIYDGIARANDVIKVLALTKEANPAEVSVEFEKNVTAEARFIRGWQHFEAKRMWGNIPYVDETATENPGNGAADVWAKIEADFQAAYDNLPGTQSQLGRVNKWAAGAYLAKAKLYQGDYSGALAIFNIVKAQGVTPKGDSYKLLDAYWQNFDPRYENGPESVFAIQFAAQGSQEGDGSRGYGLAFPYGGDFGCCGFLQPSQNLVNAYKTDANGLPLLNTFNDVDVKSDEGVKSADPYTIGTENMDPRVDWSVGRRSVPFWDWGPHPGQNWIRDQGYAGPYSPKKHIYSSADENGFNGTGWNNVTAKNYGAMRYADMLLMMAECEVEVGSLDVARGYVNEVRLRAGKEESKVVGSPAKYLIKTYDAAWTDKAVARQAVRFERRLELAMEGHRFFDLVRYDQNPATPTEAETTLNAFITKEKEKRTYLKAANTFAAKNKVYPIPERAIVLSNGKITQNTGY; encoded by the coding sequence ATGAAAAAAATTAATAATAAGTATAAACTCAGGTTTACGATACCCTTGCTTCTACTGGTTACAGTTGGGTTCTGGGCCTGTAAGAAAAGCTTCCTGGAAACGACTCCATATGGACGCTATGGAGATGCTCAATTGTACAATGCCAAGGGTATTGACGCTCTTCTTGTAGGTGCCTATGGCATGCTCGATGGAGAATCTCAATTCAAGTATGGTGAAAACTGGGCCACACCTTCTACCAACTGGGTATATGGTGATATCGCTTCTGATGATGCCTATAAAGGAACAGATGCGAATGACCAGCCGAATATGACCGCTGTGGAGATTTACAACTGGCTTCCTTCGAATAACTATTTTTATGCCCGTTGGATCTCCATTTATGATGGTATTGCCAGGGCAAATGACGTTATTAAGGTGCTGGCGCTTACAAAAGAGGCTAATCCGGCTGAGGTATCAGTTGAGTTTGAAAAAAATGTAACTGCTGAAGCACGTTTCATTCGTGGCTGGCAACATTTTGAAGCCAAGCGTATGTGGGGTAATATTCCTTATGTTGATGAAACAGCTACAGAAAATCCGGGAAATGGTGCCGCAGATGTGTGGGCAAAAATTGAAGCCGATTTTCAGGCTGCATATGATAATTTGCCTGGAACACAAAGCCAATTGGGCCGTGTAAATAAATGGGCTGCTGGGGCCTACCTGGCAAAAGCTAAGTTGTACCAGGGTGATTACTCTGGAGCTCTTGCTATTTTTAATATTGTAAAAGCCCAAGGTGTAACACCTAAAGGAGATTCCTACAAACTTCTTGATGCTTATTGGCAGAACTTTGATCCCCGTTATGAAAACGGTCCTGAAAGTGTTTTTGCAATTCAGTTTGCCGCCCAGGGTTCCCAGGAAGGTGATGGTAGCCGTGGTTATGGCCTTGCCTTCCCTTATGGTGGTGACTTCGGTTGTTGCGGTTTCTTGCAGCCTTCTCAGAACCTGGTAAATGCATATAAAACAGATGCAAATGGTCTCCCTCTGCTGAACACATTCAACGATGTTGATGTGAAAAGTGACGAAGGTGTAAAATCTGCTGACCCTTATACCATTGGCACAGAAAATATGGATCCAAGGGTTGACTGGTCAGTTGGTCGTCGCTCTGTTCCATTCTGGGATTGGGGTCCGCACCCAGGCCAGAACTGGATCCGTGACCAGGGTTATGCAGGTCCATATAGCCCTAAAAAGCACATTTACTCAAGTGCTGATGAAAATGGTTTCAATGGAACTGGATGGAATAACGTTACCGCAAAAAACTATGGTGCAATGCGTTATGCTGATATGTTGCTCATGATGGCCGAGTGTGAGGTTGAAGTTGGATCTCTTGATGTTGCACGTGGTTATGTTAATGAGGTGAGACTAAGGGCAGGTAAAGAAGAAAGTAAAGTTGTTGGTAGTCCAGCGAAATACCTGATCAAAACTTATGATGCAGCATGGACCGATAAGGCTGTTGCGCGTCAGGCAGTTCGTTTTGAAAGAAGGTTGGAACTGGCTATGGAAGGTCACCGCTTCTTTGACCTGGTTCGTTATGACCAAAACCCGGCAACACCAACTGAAGCCGAAACTACTTTGAATGCCTTTATTACAAAAGAAAAGGAAAAAAGAACTTATTTGAAAGCCGCAAACACTTTTGCAGCGAAAAATAAGGTGTATCCTATTCCGGAAAGGGCAATCGTATTGTCTAATGGTAAGATTACTCAAAATACAGGATACTAA
- the ahcY gene encoding adenosylhomocysteinase, whose product MSTVITTNIDFSLPYKVKDISLAEWGRKEIRLAEAEMPGLMALRSEYGASQPLKGARIAGCLHMTIQTAVLIETLVALGAEVKWSSCNIFSTQDHAAAAIAAAGIGVYAWKGQTLEEADWCIEQTLFFGGADRPLNMILDDGGDLTNIVFDKYPELIRHIKGLSEETTTGVHRLYERMAKGTLPIPAINVNDSVTKSKFDNKYGCKESLVDAIRRATDVMLAGKVAVVGGYGDVGKGSAASLAGAGCRVIVTEIDPICALQAAMDGFEVKKMVDAVKEADIIVTASGCRDLITGVHFKSMKDKAIVCNIGHFDIEIDVAWLNNNYGHTKDTIKPQVDMYTIDGKDIILLAEGRLVNLGCATGHPSFVMSNSFTNQTLAQLELWTNNDKYENKVYVLPKLLDEKVARLHLAKIGVVLEELTAEQSEYLGIPQFGPFKPEMYRY is encoded by the coding sequence ATGTCAACTGTTATTACAACAAATATTGATTTTTCCTTACCCTATAAAGTGAAGGATATCAGCCTGGCTGAATGGGGCCGCAAAGAAATTCGACTCGCAGAAGCAGAAATGCCAGGATTGATGGCCTTACGCAGCGAATATGGTGCCAGCCAACCACTGAAAGGCGCCCGGATTGCCGGTTGCCTGCACATGACCATCCAGACCGCTGTTTTGATCGAAACCCTGGTCGCCCTGGGCGCTGAAGTAAAATGGAGCAGCTGCAATATCTTTTCTACCCAGGATCATGCCGCCGCAGCCATTGCCGCCGCAGGTATCGGTGTTTACGCCTGGAAAGGCCAGACCCTGGAAGAAGCAGACTGGTGTATTGAGCAGACCTTGTTCTTTGGTGGTGCAGACCGGCCCCTAAATATGATCCTCGACGATGGCGGTGACCTTACCAATATTGTTTTTGATAAATATCCGGAACTAATCCGCCATATTAAAGGACTCAGTGAAGAAACTACTACCGGTGTACATCGCCTGTATGAGCGTATGGCAAAAGGCACATTGCCCATACCCGCAATTAATGTGAACGACTCAGTGACTAAAAGCAAATTCGACAACAAATATGGTTGCAAGGAATCACTTGTAGATGCCATACGCCGTGCTACAGATGTAATGCTGGCCGGAAAAGTTGCCGTGGTTGGTGGTTATGGCGATGTGGGTAAAGGTTCTGCGGCGTCACTGGCAGGTGCTGGTTGCCGTGTTATCGTTACCGAAATCGATCCGATTTGCGCACTGCAGGCAGCAATGGATGGTTTTGAAGTGAAAAAAATGGTAGATGCTGTGAAAGAAGCCGATATCATCGTTACCGCTTCCGGTTGCCGCGACCTGATCACCGGTGTTCATTTTAAAAGCATGAAAGACAAGGCCATTGTTTGTAACATCGGACACTTTGATATTGAAATTGATGTAGCCTGGCTGAATAACAATTATGGTCACACGAAGGATACCATCAAACCACAGGTAGACATGTACACCATTGATGGCAAGGACATCATCCTCCTTGCTGAAGGCCGCCTGGTGAACCTGGGTTGTGCAACAGGCCACCCAAGTTTTGTGATGAGTAATTCATTTACCAATCAAACCCTTGCCCAGCTTGAGCTATGGACCAACAATGATAAATACGAGAACAAAGTTTATGTGTTGCCAAAACTCCTGGATGAAAAAGTTGCACGTTTACACCTCGCCAAAATCGGGGTTGTGCTGGAAGAACTGACCGCAGAACAATCTGAATATTTAGGCATCCCGCAATTCGGACCTTTCAAACCGGAGATGTACAGGTATTGA
- a CDS encoding VCBS repeat-containing protein, with the protein MRIDLNIPSSIVVTIAVVFASCSGDSGTHLFKKISAEKSGITFNNEIIEDSAINPINMEFIYNGSGVAIGDFNNDSLPDIYFTGSRVSNELYLNEGGLKFKNVTAASKTANQGKWSSSASVVDINNDGLQDIYVSNSVKSNGNDRKNLLFINQGVSSDGIPKFAEMAADYGLDDSSHTVITAFFDYDNDGDLDAYMVTTTPIKRSPTIFQEYKQDNSNTSEDKLFRNDFDSASGHPKYTDVSLPAGISKKGYGLGLNIADINQDGWKDIYVTNDFNNSDHLFINNKNGTFTDQVNQYFKHTSFNAMGNDIADINNDGLVDVITADMNPKDSYRKKMNMNANSYQGYKNLMRYGYTIQYVRNTLQLNQGFISADLADTLHHPIFSDVAFYSGIAETDWSWSPAVADFDNDGLRDIIITNGYPRDVTDNDFVSYRAEANRYASWDAMMEQIPQIKIPNYVYHNKGNAVFDDVTKAWGMDIPSFSNGAAYADLDLDGDLDYIVNNINDPAFLFENTLNNKKDPPHFIRFGFDGPALNKGGFGAVLQLYNGGRLYQVYEHTPYRGYLTSVEPVAHFGLDSLALLDSVKVIWPDGKSQLLTSQKANQTITLHYSDAIIGTGSNLYPPASIPSLFVDQTQNAGLNYSHSEPDYIDFNIQRLLPHKFSEYAPGLAVGDLDGNGLDDLVSTGSYANSGQLFFQQNNGKFIRKELIPGTNSSNKTREELGILIFDADKDGDQDIYTTGGGYEQKSGSPAYQDMLYINDGKGNFKMDTLAIPSNFTSKSCVRAADIDQDGDLDLFLAGRVEPGAYPKPVSSFILRNDSKPGQPKFTDVTNYVAKEMAALGLVCDGIFTDYDNDGWIDLVLAGEWMPITVFKNERGVFRNLTAATGIADRIGWWNSLAAGDFDNDGDIDYIAANLGLNSFYRASDKYPIGIYAKDFDGNGSYDAFPSLFLPYNLTDSTIVEFPAQTRDDIIKQMISMRERFPNYKAFAQTPMQSLFTKEQLKGALVLKANYLQSGFIRNNGNGKFSIEALPMQAQLSALNGMTVDDFDGDGIADVAIVGNDYGTEVSVGRYDALNGLILKGDGNGGFRPLPIETAGLFVPGNARALVKLLGKDNTYLLAASQNNGPLKLFGERNKSGNIIRLKDDEVAAIITLPDGKKQKQEFYFGASFLSQSGRFTVIPVNATRVEFINSKGEKRSL; encoded by the coding sequence ATGCGCATAGACCTGAACATTCCATCATCCATTGTAGTAACTATAGCTGTTGTTTTTGCTTCCTGTTCTGGTGACAGCGGAACCCATCTGTTTAAAAAGATAAGTGCTGAAAAATCGGGAATTACATTTAATAATGAGATTATTGAAGACAGTGCCATTAACCCCATCAACATGGAGTTTATTTACAATGGCTCCGGTGTGGCCATTGGTGATTTTAATAACGACAGCCTGCCCGATATATATTTTACCGGTAGCAGGGTGTCTAATGAATTGTACCTGAATGAAGGTGGACTGAAATTTAAGAATGTCACAGCGGCTTCCAAAACCGCTAACCAAGGCAAATGGAGCAGCTCTGCTTCTGTTGTTGATATTAATAATGATGGCCTCCAGGATATCTATGTAAGCAATAGTGTGAAATCTAATGGAAATGACCGTAAGAATTTATTGTTTATAAACCAGGGTGTCTCCAGCGATGGGATTCCGAAATTTGCAGAAATGGCCGCTGATTATGGACTGGATGACTCCAGTCATACGGTGATTACTGCTTTTTTCGATTATGATAATGATGGCGATCTGGATGCCTATATGGTGACAACTACACCGATTAAAAGATCTCCCACCATTTTCCAGGAATATAAGCAGGATAATTCCAATACCAGCGAGGATAAATTATTCCGGAATGATTTTGACAGTGCCAGTGGCCATCCGAAATATACTGACGTTTCCCTGCCGGCCGGTATATCTAAGAAAGGTTATGGCCTGGGACTTAATATCGCAGATATTAACCAGGATGGCTGGAAGGATATTTATGTCACCAACGATTTCAATAATAGCGATCATCTTTTTATCAATAATAAAAACGGCACATTTACCGACCAGGTCAACCAATATTTCAAGCATACCAGCTTTAATGCCATGGGAAACGATATCGCAGACATCAATAATGATGGTTTGGTTGATGTCATCACGGCCGATATGAATCCCAAAGACAGCTACCGCAAGAAAATGAATATGAATGCGAACAGCTACCAGGGCTATAAGAATCTTATGCGGTATGGCTACACGATCCAATATGTTCGTAATACCCTGCAACTCAACCAGGGCTTTATTTCTGCTGACCTGGCCGATACACTGCACCATCCCATATTTAGTGATGTGGCATTTTATTCCGGTATTGCAGAAACCGACTGGAGCTGGAGCCCGGCTGTTGCTGACTTCGATAATGATGGCCTCAGGGATATCATCATTACCAATGGTTACCCCCGTGATGTTACAGATAATGATTTCGTTTCTTATCGGGCAGAAGCTAACCGTTATGCTTCATGGGACGCCATGATGGAACAGATTCCCCAGATCAAGATACCTAACTACGTATACCACAATAAAGGCAATGCCGTGTTCGATGATGTGACCAAGGCATGGGGTATGGATATTCCTTCTTTTTCCAATGGGGCAGCATATGCTGATCTGGACCTCGACGGGGACCTCGATTATATTGTTAACAACATCAATGATCCGGCATTCCTCTTCGAGAATACACTTAACAATAAAAAGGATCCACCACATTTTATACGCTTTGGTTTTGACGGGCCGGCCCTGAATAAGGGCGGGTTTGGGGCAGTGTTACAACTATATAATGGCGGCCGGTTATACCAGGTGTATGAACATACCCCATATCGGGGTTACCTCACCAGTGTTGAACCTGTTGCCCATTTTGGCCTGGATAGTTTGGCTTTGCTCGATTCAGTTAAAGTGATCTGGCCGGATGGTAAATCGCAATTGCTCACAAGTCAAAAAGCTAACCAGACTATTACACTACATTATTCTGATGCCATCATAGGAACCGGGTCTAACCTCTACCCACCGGCATCAATCCCTTCCTTGTTTGTTGACCAGACCCAAAATGCCGGCCTCAATTATTCTCACAGTGAACCTGATTATATTGATTTTAACATCCAGCGGTTATTGCCCCACAAATTTTCTGAATATGCGCCTGGGCTGGCTGTAGGTGATCTGGATGGAAACGGTTTGGATGATTTGGTGTCAACCGGTTCCTACGCGAATAGTGGCCAATTGTTTTTCCAACAGAATAACGGAAAGTTCATCCGGAAAGAATTGATACCGGGTACCAATTCTTCCAATAAAACCCGGGAAGAATTGGGCATCCTTATTTTTGATGCCGATAAAGACGGTGACCAGGATATTTATACGACTGGTGGTGGCTACGAACAAAAATCCGGATCTCCAGCATACCAGGACATGTTATATATTAATGATGGGAAAGGGAATTTTAAAATGGATACGCTTGCGATTCCGTCGAATTTTACCAGTAAATCCTGCGTACGTGCTGCTGATATTGACCAGGATGGTGACCTTGATCTTTTCCTGGCAGGAAGGGTAGAACCTGGTGCTTATCCAAAACCTGTTTCCAGCTTTATTTTACGGAACGATTCAAAACCTGGCCAACCAAAATTTACAGATGTTACTAATTACGTAGCGAAGGAAATGGCCGCACTTGGATTGGTCTGCGATGGAATTTTCACCGATTATGATAATGATGGCTGGATTGACCTTGTGCTTGCTGGTGAATGGATGCCGATCACAGTCTTTAAAAATGAAAGGGGAGTATTTAGAAACCTCACTGCTGCCACTGGAATTGCTGATCGTATTGGTTGGTGGAATAGCCTTGCTGCAGGTGATTTTGATAATGACGGCGATATTGACTACATCGCAGCAAACCTTGGGCTCAATTCTTTTTATCGCGCCAGCGATAAATACCCTATTGGTATCTACGCAAAGGATTTTGATGGCAATGGCAGCTATGACGCTTTTCCCTCTTTATTCCTGCCCTACAATTTGACGGACAGCACCATAGTTGAATTCCCGGCGCAGACCCGCGACGATATCATCAAACAAATGATCAGTATGCGGGAGCGTTTCCCCAATTATAAGGCATTTGCCCAAACACCCATGCAAAGCCTGTTTACGAAGGAACAGTTAAAAGGCGCTTTGGTCCTGAAAGCAAATTATTTGCAATCGGGTTTTATCCGCAACAACGGGAATGGCAAGTTCAGTATTGAAGCATTGCCCATGCAGGCACAATTGTCTGCCTTGAATGGTATGACCGTTGATGACTTTGACGGCGATGGTATAGCAGATGTAGCCATCGTAGGCAATGATTATGGTACGGAGGTTTCTGTTGGCAGGTATGATGCATTAAATGGGTTGATCCTGAAAGGAGACGGCAATGGCGGATTCAGGCCATTACCCATTGAAACAGCTGGACTTTTTGTGCCGGGAAATGCGAGAGCCCTCGTGAAGTTGTTAGGTAAGGATAATACCTACCTGTTGGCTGCGAGCCAGAACAACGGACCGCTAAAACTGTTTGGCGAGCGAAATAAATCAGGAAATATTATTCGCCTGAAAGATGATGAAGTGGCTGCAATCATTACCTTGCCAGACGGAAAAAAACAAAAACAGGAATTTTATTTTGGTGCATCCTTTTTATCTCAATCTGGACGATTCACAGTTATCCCGGTAAATGCTACCAGAGTTGAATTCATCAATTCAAAAGGTGAAAAACGAAGCCTTTAG
- a CDS encoding phosphoribosylpyrophosphate synthetase → MHAYETLSEGINDLKKRGYTVDFNLSFDCIICHETPITLMPSEFEIVEVYRFEGATNPSDSSVLYAIESKHGDKGVLVNAYGVYSDPVSDEMVKKLVIHLHNN, encoded by the coding sequence ATGCATGCATATGAAACGCTTTCCGAAGGCATCAACGACCTGAAGAAAAGGGGATATACAGTAGATTTCAACCTCTCGTTTGACTGCATAATCTGCCATGAAACACCTATTACGCTTATGCCGTCTGAGTTTGAGATTGTGGAGGTCTACCGTTTTGAAGGAGCGACAAACCCTTCTGACTCATCTGTATTATATGCCATTGAGTCGAAGCATGGAGATAAGGGGGTATTGGTAAATGCATATGGTGTATATTCAGATCCGGTAAGTGATGAAATGGTCAAAAAACTGGTCATCCACCTGCATAATAATTAA
- a CDS encoding SusC/RagA family TonB-linked outer membrane protein, with the protein MKQTMKKSLSRGVLLLLFTMLVSTIALAQKKVTGKVTGSDGLPIAGASVLVKGTTTGTATLEDGTFSLNAEPGAVLVVSAAGVKTKEVTVGASGVVSVNVESIAGSLNEVIVTGYTAQRKKDITGAVAVVDMKAAAAQPNSNVENLLQGRASGVNVTSTGVPGAGANIRIRGFSTFGSNDPLFVVDGVQLNSVADLNPGDIESLQVLKDASASAVYGSAAANGVIIITTKRGKSGSAKVSYDAYYGTQYYNKSLDLLNTQEYGDYLFKLAQNAGQVDEQGRYKHGQYGPGEFGTTAPVIPEYILAGSQSGLAAGDPAADPSLYKLDIYNVNDDSKTYLITKANKSGTDWLDEVIDPAPIMNHSLNVSGGTAQGNYLFGLNYFDQKGLVVKTGYKRYSARMNSNFNIKNHIKIGENLQINYIDELPGFTNQDESNAILMAVRMQPIIPVYDIMGNWAGTRGSNLGNAGNPVADRYRAVENGKSSRIGLIGNVYAEIEFAKHFAFRTNFGIDYNTFNNNSFGLPRYETSEGRGGTGSYSENMGTGYQLTWFNTLRYQQSFGKHDVSALLGTEMKQNKGRGTGGSSSDYFLFDRNFYQVSAGFNPTPSGYSYEYLSRLYTPILAKLDYTYDGKYIISGSFRRDGASNEFGPENKYGNFGGVSLGWRLTEEGFMKNSKIFDDLKLRVGYGVLGNNRIPEFGFANLKYYEPGYTTYPLSGQNTSNPGLAHKSVGNPDVQWEVAGTTNIGIDATMLNNKLQVVMELYNKKTSKLLFPVELDPTIYGYVDPQSRNIGEMTNQGLDLTVNYRDNLSSDLRFDVGMNFSMYKNNVDKIVGDFVDGSRTRIDPFNRSVVGQPFMSFYGYQIDGFFDDQAELDGLDQGGKFLGGWKYKDISGPDGKADGKIDQNDKTFIGNPHPKFTAGFNLGLTYKRWDITAFLYWKCGGDLANYVRYWTDFNTFQGNRTKRVLYDSWEKPGDNKLLPRLNGADGASGQVPVSYYIESGGYLRLKNLNIGYTFSPEMTRKVGIDKFRLYVQAQNIFTITDYSGMDPEIGNFNTGRGDYRAQRVDYNLGVDAGNFPVPRMVTVGLNVNF; encoded by the coding sequence ATGAAACAAACAATGAAAAAAAGTTTGAGTAGGGGCGTACTCTTGCTTTTATTTACGATGCTAGTCAGTACGATTGCATTAGCCCAAAAAAAGGTTACTGGTAAAGTAACCGGGTCGGATGGTCTTCCGATTGCTGGTGCCAGTGTTCTGGTAAAAGGAACAACCACTGGTACAGCTACACTTGAGGACGGAACGTTCTCTTTAAACGCTGAGCCAGGGGCCGTTTTGGTAGTCTCTGCTGCCGGAGTTAAAACAAAAGAAGTTACTGTTGGTGCTTCTGGTGTAGTAAGCGTGAATGTAGAGTCAATCGCCGGTAGTTTGAACGAGGTGATTGTAACGGGTTACACTGCCCAGCGTAAAAAAGATATCACCGGTGCGGTTGCAGTGGTTGATATGAAAGCCGCTGCTGCACAGCCTAACTCAAACGTGGAGAACTTATTACAAGGTCGTGCTTCGGGTGTGAACGTAACTTCAACAGGTGTTCCTGGTGCTGGTGCGAACATTCGGATTCGCGGTTTCAGTACGTTTGGTTCAAATGACCCACTGTTTGTGGTAGACGGTGTTCAATTGAATTCTGTGGCTGACCTTAATCCAGGTGATATTGAATCATTGCAGGTATTGAAAGATGCATCTGCCTCTGCGGTATATGGATCTGCTGCTGCAAATGGGGTTATCATCATTACTACCAAGAGAGGCAAATCAGGTAGTGCAAAAGTTTCTTATGATGCGTATTATGGTACACAGTATTACAACAAAAGTCTTGACCTGTTGAATACGCAAGAGTATGGTGATTACCTGTTTAAGTTGGCTCAAAATGCAGGACAGGTAGATGAGCAGGGCCGTTATAAGCACGGCCAGTATGGCCCTGGTGAATTCGGTACCACTGCGCCGGTTATTCCTGAATATATCCTTGCAGGGAGTCAGTCTGGTTTAGCTGCTGGTGATCCGGCCGCTGATCCTTCCTTGTATAAGCTGGATATTTATAACGTGAATGATGATAGCAAAACCTATCTGATCACAAAAGCCAATAAATCAGGGACAGACTGGTTAGATGAAGTTATTGATCCGGCTCCGATCATGAACCATTCCTTGAATGTTTCAGGCGGTACTGCCCAGGGTAACTATTTGTTCGGTCTAAACTATTTTGACCAAAAAGGTCTGGTTGTTAAAACGGGTTATAAGCGCTACTCTGCGAGGATGAACTCTAATTTTAATATCAAGAATCACATTAAGATAGGTGAGAACCTGCAGATCAACTATATTGATGAATTGCCAGGTTTTACCAACCAGGACGAAAGTAACGCAATCCTGATGGCCGTGCGGATGCAACCGATCATTCCCGTATATGACATCATGGGTAACTGGGCCGGAACCCGTGGGTCTAACCTCGGTAACGCCGGTAACCCCGTTGCTGATCGTTACAGGGCTGTGGAGAATGGCAAAAGTTCCCGTATTGGCCTTATTGGTAACGTTTATGCTGAAATTGAATTTGCAAAGCATTTCGCTTTCCGCACTAATTTCGGTATAGACTATAATACATTTAATAACAATAGCTTTGGCCTGCCACGCTACGAAACTTCAGAAGGTCGTGGTGGTACAGGTAGTTATAGTGAGAACATGGGTACTGGTTATCAGCTCACCTGGTTCAACACCCTTCGTTACCAGCAAAGTTTTGGTAAACATGATGTTTCTGCCTTATTAGGAACTGAAATGAAGCAAAATAAAGGCCGCGGTACAGGTGGTTCTTCTTCAGACTATTTCCTGTTTGACAGGAACTTCTACCAGGTAAGTGCTGGTTTTAACCCAACTCCAAGTGGTTACAGCTATGAATACCTGAGCCGTTTGTACACACCCATCCTCGCTAAACTGGATTATACCTATGATGGCAAATACATCATAAGTGGATCATTCAGAAGGGATGGTGCATCTAACGAATTCGGACCTGAAAACAAGTATGGTAATTTCGGTGGTGTAAGCTTGGGTTGGAGATTGACTGAAGAAGGTTTCATGAAGAACAGTAAGATCTTCGATGACCTGAAATTGCGTGTTGGATATGGTGTACTGGGTAACAACAGGATTCCTGAGTTTGGATTTGCCAACCTCAAGTATTATGAGCCTGGTTACACGACTTACCCATTATCAGGACAAAACACTTCAAATCCTGGTTTGGCCCATAAAAGTGTGGGTAACCCGGATGTACAGTGGGAAGTTGCCGGTACTACCAACATTGGTATTGATGCGACCATGCTGAATAACAAATTACAGGTGGTAATGGAACTTTACAATAAGAAAACATCTAAGTTGTTATTCCCTGTAGAACTTGATCCGACTATCTATGGTTATGTTGATCCGCAATCACGTAACATAGGTGAAATGACCAACCAGGGTTTGGACCTGACTGTTAACTATCGTGATAACCTGTCAAGTGACCTGAGGTTCGATGTCGGCATGAACTTTAGTATGTATAAAAATAATGTTGACAAAATCGTTGGTGATTTCGTAGACGGTAGCCGTACCAGGATTGACCCTTTCAACCGCTCAGTGGTTGGACAACCTTTCATGAGTTTCTACGGATACCAGATCGATGGTTTCTTTGATGACCAGGCTGAATTGGATGGTCTCGATCAGGGTGGTAAATTCCTGGGTGGCTGGAAATATAAAGATATCAGCGGACCAGATGGAAAAGCAGATGGCAAAATTGACCAGAATGATAAGACATTCATTGGCAATCCCCATCCTAAATTCACTGCTGGTTTTAACCTGGGTCTGACCTATAAGCGTTGGGATATTACTGCGTTCCTGTATTGGAAATGTGGTGGCGATCTCGCAAACTATGTTCGTTACTGGACAGATTTCAACACATTCCAGGGTAACCGTACAAAACGCGTATTATATGACAGCTGGGAAAAACCTGGTGATAACAAATTACTCCCACGCCTGAATGGTGCTGATGGAGCAAGTGGACAGGTTCCTGTAAGTTATTATATTGAGTCTGGTGGTTACCTGCGTTTGAAAAACCTGAACATTGGTTATACTTTCTCTCCTGAAATGACTAGAAAAGTAGGAATCGACAAATTCCGTCTGTACGTTCAAGCTCAGAATATCTTCACTATTACCGATTATTCTGGTATGGATCCTGAGATTGGCAACTTCAATACAGGTCGTGGTGATTATCGTGCTCAACGCGTTGACTACAACCTTGGTGTTGATGCCGGTAACTTCCCAGTTCCTCGTATGGTTACAGTAGGTCTTAATGTCAATTTCTAA